A segment of the Chrysiogenia bacterium genome:
CAGCACGCGCTCGATGTTCGGCGCGGTCGTCATGGCCGGGTGGGCGATCATCTCATGGTAGAAATACTCGTCGCCGGCGCTGGTCTGATACAGGCCGTCCAGGGCCAGCGTCGTGCCGAAGCGCTCGGTCTCGAAGATCTCCACCTTCTGGAAATCGCTTTTGCCTTCAAAGAGGCGCTTTGTCACTTTCAGTCCGAAGCTCAGGTTGTCTTCGAACTTCTCTACGTACCAATCATCAGCCATCGGGTCATCTCCGCGGTTCGCAGTAACGCAATTTGGGGATTTTGGGAAGCCGCGTGCCCGGATTTCGCAGCGGCGTCACATGAAAAGGCGGGGCGAACGCGCTCTCACGTTCGCCCCGCCGCCTGGATCAACAATCAGGGAGTCGGACTCGCCCGGGCTACGGACGCGCGCCCATGGCCCGCTTGCGGGGCAGGCGCAGCACGTTCTTCGCGCGCGGACGAAGGGTCTCGTGACGGCCGAAGATGATGCCCGTGGGGGCCGGGCCCTGCCCGCGGTCGAGGACCATGATTTCGGCCTCGTGCATCTTGAGCCCTTCACCGAGGACTTCGCAGGCCAGTTCGGGATTGCACTCGCCGCAGGTGTAGAAATCAGCAGCGGCATATCCGTTCTCGGGCCAGGTATGAATTGAAAGGTGGGATTCTTCCACCACGACCACGCCGCTCACGCCTTGTGGGGTAAATCGATGGAACAAGGTGCCCACCAAGGTGGCACCCGCGGCCTCGGCCGCTCGCTTCATAAGCGCTTCAATGTGGTCCTTGTCGTTGAGAAGGGCCGCATCGCATCCATGGAACTCTGCAAGTACGTGACGTCCAGTCGTATTCAATTCATTTTCCTCCTTCCCATCGCTCGTTGGCGATGCCCCGTCCTTGCCGACCCTCTGTTGGCATGCGGGGCTTGGGAGGGGCCTAATCTACGGATTGGGAGCGAAATTTCAACGAATTTTTGGGGTCTGGGGGGCCGTAGGGGCTCTGACGGAAAAATTGTTACAAAAGGTTGTTGACCCGCCGCGTCATTTTGCGCGACCCCGTGGGGGTATGGGGGCGCGATTAGTCTCCCGGTAAAACAGAAACACAAGTAATATCAGATGCTTGCCTGATGCCAGCGGTGGGGCAGTCAGGTGGCCGCGCAGGGTATTTCCGCAAAAATGAGCGAGGCCTCGACACTGCCGATTTCGGTAAAAAAATCGGGAAATTTCGGCTCAATCGGCGTATTTCACGGAGCACCCGTAAGCTTTGGTGGCGCTGGTGGCCACCGGCTTTCCGGCAAGCAGGGCATCGAGGGCATCGGCCACATAGTTCTTTGCCCCATCCACATCCGCCAGATCGGTGGTCGGGCGATCATCGATTGCGCCCACGTAGGCAAGCGTTCCCTCGGGGGTGATGACGTACATGTGGGGGGTCGCCTTGGCGCCGTATTTCTTTCCGACCGCGCCGCTCTCGTCGATCAGGACGGCGCTGGCATTCGAGCCCCTGGCCTTGCGCTGGGCCTCGGTTTCTTCGGGACTGCCATGCCCCTGCTTGCCCGGGGCGGACGAGATAACCGAAAGCCAGACTACACCCTTTTCTGTGTAGCGCTTCTGCAGCTTCTGCATGTTGCCGCTCTTGTAGTGCTTCTTCACATACGGGCAGCCGTGGTTGAGCCATTCGAGGACGACGTACTTGCCCAGATAGTCGGCCAGGGAAATTTCCTGCCCGGTCGATGATTGAAGGGTGAAGGCCGGTGCGGGCTCTCCAGGCTTGAGCGCCATGGCGGGCGGCGCGCCTGCGAGGGCGAAGACGAGCGCAAGGACAGGCAGGCGAATTTGGCGCATGGGATACTCCTTTGCAGGTGTCTCCAGTCTACCCCAGGACGCGCCGGCGCATTCCAGGAATCCGGGCAACTAAATTCCCTCGATCAAC
Coding sequences within it:
- the speD gene encoding adenosylmethionine decarboxylase, with protein sequence MNTTGRHVLAEFHGCDAALLNDKDHIEALMKRAAEAAGATLVGTLFHRFTPQGVSGVVVVEESHLSIHTWPENGYAAADFYTCGECNPELACEVLGEGLKMHEAEIMVLDRGQGPAPTGIIFGRHETLRPRAKNVLRLPRKRAMGARP
- a CDS encoding thioredoxin family protein; the encoded protein is MRQIRLPVLALVFALAGAPPAMALKPGEPAPAFTLQSSTGQEISLADYLGKYVVLEWLNHGCPYVKKHYKSGNMQKLQKRYTEKGVVWLSVISSAPGKQGHGSPEETEAQRKARGSNASAVLIDESGAVGKKYGAKATPHMYVITPEGTLAYVGAIDDRPTTDLADVDGAKNYVADALDALLAGKPVATSATKAYGCSVKYAD